In the genome of Mycoplasmoides pirum ATCC 25960, the window TGCAGGTGCTAACTATCAAGTTCCTACAGAAGTTTCACCAGATCGAAAAATAGCATTAGGTTTACGTTGAATTGTAATGTACTCTCGTTTAAGACATGAAAAAACAATGTTAGAAAAAATAGCTAATGAATTAATTGATGCTTCAAATAATGTTGGCGCTTCTGTTAAAAAACGTGATGATACACATAAAATGGCTGAAGCTAATAAAGCATTTGCACACATGCGTTGATAATAAATTATTTGTAAATTAAGCAAAAAATAACAAGAAGGAATTTTTAAATTAACTATTATGGCAAGAACTGTCCCATTAGATCAATACCGTAATTTTGGTATTATGGCTCATATTGATGCTGGTAAAACAACAACATCTGAAAGAATTTTGTTTCACTCAGGTAAAACACACAAAATTGGTGAAGTGCACGAAGGTGCAGCTACAATGGACTGAATGGAACAAGAAAAAGAAAGAGGTATTACAATTACTTCTGCTGCTACTTCAGTTACATGAAAAAACTGTAATTTGAACTTAATAGACACACCAGGACATGTTGATTTCACTGTTGAAGTAGAACGTTCATTACGTGTTTTAGATGGTGCTGTAGCAGTTTTAGATGCACAAATGGGTGTTGAACCACAAACAGAAACTGTTTGAAGACAAGCATCAAGATACCGTGTACCTCGTATCGTTTTTGTTAATAAAATGGACAAAACAGGTGCTAATTTTGAAAGAGCTGTAACTTCAATTCATTCTCGTCTAGGTGTTAAAGCTGTTCCTATTCAATTGCCAATTGGTGCTGAAAATGAATTCAATGCAATTATTGATTTAGTCGAAATGCGTGCTTTACAATTTGATGGTGGTCCAAATGAAAATTATGAAATCATTGAAATTCCTGAAAATTTAAAAGCAAAAGCACAAGAAATGCGTAATAGCATGATTGAAGAAATTGTTAATTTTGATGATGCTTGTATGGAAAAATATCTTGAAGGCAAAGAATTAACAGTTGAAGAAATAAAAAGATGTATTCGTAAAGGTGTTGTTAGTGCAACATTATTTCCTGTACTTTGTGGAACTGCATACCGAAACAAAGGTGTTAAACCTTTATTAGATGCTGTAGTTGATTACTTACCTTCACCAATTGATGTTCCACCTGCAAAAGGAATTGATGGAAATACAGATAAAGAAATAGATGTACTAAGTTCAGATGATGCGCCATTTGTTGGTTTAGCTTTTAAAGTTGCAACTGATCCATTTGTTGGTCGTTTAACATTTGTTCGTGTTTATTCAGGAGTATTAACTTCTGGTTCGTATGTAATGAATGTTGGAAAAGATAAAAAAGAACGCGTTTCTCGTTTAGTTAAAATGCATGCATCTCAACGAAATGAAATCAATGAAGTTCATGCTGGTGACATTTGTGCTATAGTTGGTTTAAAAGATACAACAACAGGTGATACATTAGCAAAAGAAGGTGTTGATATTCGCTTAGAATCAATGCAATTTGCTGAACCAGTTATTTCATTAGCTGTCGAACCTAAAACAAAAGCTGATCAAGAAAAAATGGGTATAGCTTTAAGTAAATTAGCTGAAGAAGATCCAACATTTAAAACATATACTGATGAAGAAACAGGTCAAGTAATTATTTCTGGTATGGGTGAATTACATCTAGATATTTTAGTTGATCGTATGCGTCGTGAATTTAAAGTAGAAGTTAATGTGGGTGCTCCACAAGTAAGTTATCGTGAAACATTTACAAAAGAAGCTGATGTTGAAGGTAAATATATTAAACAATCTGGTGGTCGTGGACAATATGGACATGTTGTTATTACTTTTCAACCAAACCATGATAAAGGATTTGAATTTGAAGATAAAATTGTTGGTGGAAGAATTCCAAAAGAATATATTAAACCTGTTAAAGCTGGTTTAGAAGACGCATTAAATAACGGGCCTTTGGCTGGTTATCCAATGATTGATATTAAAGCTATTTTGCATGATGGTTCTTATCATGAAGTTGATAGTAATGAAATGGCATTTAAAATTGCTGCATCAATGGCATTAAAAGAAGCTGGTAAAAAATGTAACCCAGTATTATTAGAACCAATTATGAGTATTGAAGTTACTGTTCCTGAACAAAACTTTGGTGATGCCATGGGTGATATTAGTTCACGACGTGGAAGTATAGAAGGTACTGAACAACGTGATAACGTTCAAGTAATTAAAGCTAAAGTTCCTTTGAGAGAAATGTTTGGATATGCAACTGATTTACGTTCATTTACTCAAGGTCGCGGTAATTACATTATGCAATTTAGCCATTATGCTGAAGCACCTAAATCTATAACAAATGAAGTGGTCGATAGTAAATTAAAAGGCAAAAAATAGTTTATTTATGTTTTTAAATAAATTAATTAAAAGTGCTTTTTCAAAAACAATATTATTTTTAGTTTTTTTATTTTCATTTATTTGTTTAATTACGTCTTGTTCTTCTAAATCCAATAATTTAGTAATTGATTATTCAATTGCTCGAAAACGAGAGAATGAAAAAACGTATCAAGATTGAACAAAACGAGATGGTTTGTTAGCTGATGCTATTTCTAAAGCTAATTTTACTGATAACGTTTTAATGTATTCAATTAATTGAAATTCAGTTTTGTATAAGTATGGCGGAATTGCTCACATCATTAAAGTTTTAGAAATTAATCCAAATAAAGAAATTTATGTATTTTCTAAAAAAGATGATCTTGGCGAGATCGGAATTAATAAAGAGTTATTAAAACCAATTTTAGATAATAAGCAAAAATTTCCTAATTTTAATTGAGTTGAAATACCAAATTGAAATAATTATTGAAGTTTTTTTGAATTTCATCGAGATGTTATTGAAGAAAAATTTAACAATATAACAAATAGAAATTTAGTTGTTGATTTTTATCTTGAAGATTTTCAAATTATGAATTTTGCAGAAAGATATATTAATATTATTAATAACTCAGTTAGTGAATTATCTGCAGCAAATGAAAAAATTTTTAATGGCATAAGTTTGCTATTAAAAATGCGATCAGTTAATATGATTGCGGATGGTAATACAGCTTTTTCAAAATTTTCAACTTCTTTTTTCAATTTTTTAAATCAAACAAATAATTATTGAGATCAAAATTATTATGGTTACCCATTAAGTGAATCAATAAGAAATATATTTTCTAAAAACGATAAAGCAAAAATTGAAGAATTACGTAAAAATCGTTATTATGGAGGTTTAATTTTACAAGCCTTATTTACTTTGCAAAAGAATGATAAAAATGGTGTTTATTTTGCAAAATATTTTTTGCCAGGTTGTGAATCTATTTTAGATATGAATGATCCAAATGGTAAAGCTACAGAATTAAGCAATGTAATTAAACAAAATAATTATTTTGATCCTTTTTATTCTGTTGATGCAAATATTATTGATCTTTATGATTCATTCACTCTTGAAAGCAAAAAATTATTTTTAGATATTTTTAAAATTGTTGATCAAGATCAAAGTATTTTAAATAATAAAAAAAGTATTATTTATTCAGGAAGATTAATTTCTTACAATAATAATTTAGATAATTCAATTTTAGAAGATGAAGCTAAAAGAATTTTAAAACTTTATAATTTAAATGGTGGAATAAACAATTCTAATCTTCAATTATTATTTAAAGCTCACCCTCGTGAAGACGAATTAACTATTAGTAAAACTTTAATTGATAAAATCAATGAAATTGACCCAAATATCAATGTTAATTCATGATTAAAATTTTTAAATAAAAATGTACCAATGGAATATTATATTTTTTCTGGTTTTTTAAAATCAATTCCTGAAAAAAATAGAGAAATTATTTATTATGCAGGTTAT includes:
- the fusA gene encoding elongation factor G, producing MARTVPLDQYRNFGIMAHIDAGKTTTSERILFHSGKTHKIGEVHEGAATMDWMEQEKERGITITSAATSVTWKNCNLNLIDTPGHVDFTVEVERSLRVLDGAVAVLDAQMGVEPQTETVWRQASRYRVPRIVFVNKMDKTGANFERAVTSIHSRLGVKAVPIQLPIGAENEFNAIIDLVEMRALQFDGGPNENYEIIEIPENLKAKAQEMRNSMIEEIVNFDDACMEKYLEGKELTVEEIKRCIRKGVVSATLFPVLCGTAYRNKGVKPLLDAVVDYLPSPIDVPPAKGIDGNTDKEIDVLSSDDAPFVGLAFKVATDPFVGRLTFVRVYSGVLTSGSYVMNVGKDKKERVSRLVKMHASQRNEINEVHAGDICAIVGLKDTTTGDTLAKEGVDIRLESMQFAEPVISLAVEPKTKADQEKMGIALSKLAEEDPTFKTYTDEETGQVIISGMGELHLDILVDRMRREFKVEVNVGAPQVSYRETFTKEADVEGKYIKQSGGRGQYGHVVITFQPNHDKGFEFEDKIVGGRIPKEYIKPVKAGLEDALNNGPLAGYPMIDIKAILHDGSYHEVDSNEMAFKIAASMALKEAGKKCNPVLLEPIMSIEVTVPEQNFGDAMGDISSRRGSIEGTEQRDNVQVIKAKVPLREMFGYATDLRSFTQGRGNYIMQFSHYAEAPKSITNEVVDSKLKGKK